From Patagioenas fasciata isolate bPatFas1 chromosome 15, bPatFas1.hap1, whole genome shotgun sequence, a single genomic window includes:
- the CDIP1 gene encoding cell death-inducing p53-target protein 1 isoform X1: MSNDPPPPYPGGPSAPLIEEKHGPPPAADGVTPIVGQPQGVPIPPPEFGPPPYEPPSQPGFVPPHMPTDSAGPYVPPAGYYPPPGPHPHMGYYPAPGHYPSPGGHTATVLVPSGAATTVTVLQGEIFQGAPVQTVCPHCQQAITTKITYEIGLMSFLLGFLCCFVGCDLCCCLIPCLFDDFKDVTHTCPNCKAYIYTYKRMC; this comes from the exons ATGTCCAACGACCCTCCGCCACCCTACCCGGGAGGCCCGTCGGCACCACTGATAGAAGAGAAGCACGGCCCCCCCCCCGCAGCAG ATGGCGTCACCCCCATCGTGGGACAGCCCCAGGGGGTTCCCATCCCTCCTCCTGAGTTTGGGCCCCCTCCATATGAGCCACCCTCGCAGCCGGGGTTCGTGCCCCCCCACATGCCCACAGACAGTGCTGGGCCCTACGTGCCACCTG CAGGTTATTACCCACCCCCAGGCCCTCACCCCCATATGGGCTACTACCCCGCCCCAGGCCACTACCCATCTCCTGGCGGCCACACGGCGACAGTGCTTGTCCCATCGGGGGCTGCCACCACGGTGACAGTGCTGCAGGGCGAGATCTTCCAGGGAGCCCCTGTGCAGACGGTGTGTCCCCACTGCCAGCAAGCCATCACCACCAAGATCACCTATGAGATCGGGCTCATGAGCTTCCTTCTTGGCTTCCTCTGCTGCTTCGTAGG GTGTGATCTCTGCTGCTGCCTGATCCCCTGCCTGTTCGATGACTTCAAGGACGTGACACACACATGTCCCAACTGCAAGGCCTATATCTACACGTACAAGCGCATGTGCTAA
- the CDIP1 gene encoding cell death-inducing p53-target protein 1 isoform X2, whose amino-acid sequence MSNDPPPPYPGGPSAPLIEEKHGPPPAADGVTPIVGQPQGVPIPPPEFGPPPYEPPSQPGFVPPHMPTDSAGPYVPPGYYPPPGPHPHMGYYPAPGHYPSPGGHTATVLVPSGAATTVTVLQGEIFQGAPVQTVCPHCQQAITTKITYEIGLMSFLLGFLCCFVGCDLCCCLIPCLFDDFKDVTHTCPNCKAYIYTYKRMC is encoded by the exons ATGTCCAACGACCCTCCGCCACCCTACCCGGGAGGCCCGTCGGCACCACTGATAGAAGAGAAGCACGGCCCCCCCCCCGCAGCAG ATGGCGTCACCCCCATCGTGGGACAGCCCCAGGGGGTTCCCATCCCTCCTCCTGAGTTTGGGCCCCCTCCATATGAGCCACCCTCGCAGCCGGGGTTCGTGCCCCCCCACATGCCCACAGACAGTGCTGGGCCCTACGTGCCACCTG GTTATTACCCACCCCCAGGCCCTCACCCCCATATGGGCTACTACCCCGCCCCAGGCCACTACCCATCTCCTGGCGGCCACACGGCGACAGTGCTTGTCCCATCGGGGGCTGCCACCACGGTGACAGTGCTGCAGGGCGAGATCTTCCAGGGAGCCCCTGTGCAGACGGTGTGTCCCCACTGCCAGCAAGCCATCACCACCAAGATCACCTATGAGATCGGGCTCATGAGCTTCCTTCTTGGCTTCCTCTGCTGCTTCGTAGG GTGTGATCTCTGCTGCTGCCTGATCCCCTGCCTGTTCGATGACTTCAAGGACGTGACACACACATGTCCCAACTGCAAGGCCTATATCTACACGTACAAGCGCATGTGCTAA
- the HMOX2 gene encoding heme oxygenase 2, producing MPSAMEGSEGGEGEIMRYEETEDDSVSPTDLSELLKEGTKESHDRAENTQFVKDFLKGRIKKELFKLATTALYFTYSALEEEMDRNKDNPVFAPLYFPLELHRREALIKDLKYFYGEDWEEKIQCSEATQHYVDRIHHVGQHEPELLVAHAYTRYMGDLSGGQVLKKVAQRALKLPSTEEGIQFYVFDNISNAQQFKQLYRARMNALDLDKNMKERIVEEANRAFRFNMQVFDELDETGKSLTEEAQDGGFPVHDGKGDLRKCPYYADRLGKAGPGCPYHAAVALAKQPLVQLILAACVAVAAGAAAWYVM from the exons ATGCCATCAGCTATGGAGGGctcggagggaggagaaggggaaatcATGCGCTATGAAGAAACAGAAGATGACAGTGTCAG tCCCACCGACCTGTCAGAGCTGCTGAAGGAGGGGACAAAGGAATCTCATGACCGCGCGGAGAACACTCAGTTTGTCAAAGACTTCCTGAAAGGACGGATCAAGAAGGAGCTCTTCAAG CTGGCCACCACAGCACTTTACTTCACGTACTCTGCTCTGGAAGAGGAAATGGATCGCAACAAGGACAACCCAGTCTTTGCTCCTCTGTATTTCCCCTTAGAACTTCACCGGAGAGAAGCATTGATCAAAGACCTGAAATATTTCTACGGAGAAGACTGGGAAGAGAAGATCCAGTGTTCAGAGGCAACTCAGCACTATGTGGACAGAATCCATCATGTGGGACAGCACGAGCCAGAGCTGCTAGTGGCTCATGCTTACACACGCTATATGGGAGACCTCTCAGGTGGGCAAGTGCTGAAGAAGGTAGCCCAGAGGGCCCTGAAGTTGCCCAGTACTGAGGAAGGGATCCAATTCTACGTGTTTGACAACATTTCCAATGCGCAGCAGTTCAAGCAGCTCTACAGAGCAAGGATGAATGCTCTGGACTTGGACAAGAACATGAAGGAAAGGATTGTGGAAGAGGCCAACCGAGCCTTCAGGTTCAACATGCAG GTATTTGATGAACTGGATGAGACTGGCAAGTCACTGACAGAAGAAGCCCAGGATGGAGGCTTTCCAGTCCATGATGGAAAAGGAGACCTACGCAAATGCCCTTACTATGCAGACAGACTAG GCAAGGCAGGACCCGGCTGCCCTTATCACGCTGCCGTAGCCTTGGCGAAGCAGCCCCTCGTGCAGCTGATCCTGGCGGCCTGCGTCGCTGTGGCCGCAGGAGCTGCAGCGTGGTACGTCATGTGA